The stretch of DNA aaaatgATAGGGTTAGAAATGAATGtatgattcaattatattttgcgagttcacaaagtgaaaataaaatccaatatataatagaggtaaatgtatatataattttttttcataaaaaactaAACATTTAAACACATGGGGccactttttaatttttttatttttaatttcgaattatatttttctattATGAACAGTACCCGGTGGGGCCCACATGAGTAGCacctttttattatttttttattatgaacagcACCCCCGACCCCCACATGAACAGtacattttattattttttaaatgatGAACAGTACTCCCGGGCCCACGTGGGGCCGCGACGCATGAGCGCGCGCCAATTCCTGGCGCGTTAGTATAGTACTCAATTTGAGTCACGATATAAAATTAAAATAACATATATATTTTGAAACGGAAGTATTAGGGCAAATAAATTGATACATATCAGCACTCTGGTAAATTGTCTGATGCAGAGTCACGCGAATTTTTGTTGAGGTAGAGGAGAGAGAGACAGGCCATTCTCGGGGAAACAACCTGCATCACGCGAATTTTTGTTGAggtagaggagagagaaagacaGGCCATTGTCTCGGGGAAACAACCGAACTTTAGCTGAGGTGCTAATTGGGTGGTCGACGAGATCGTCGCATGGTTTTAGGCAGGTTTTAGCAAACTACAACCTGTGGCTCGGGCTTTATGTAGATTATCAGGTCGCGATTTATCTTTTGATGTATTATTATGCAAGAAGAATCACTTTTAGGCAGGTTGTACTGGGTTGGTTTCACTTCTCCGAAACCAACTCGCTTGTTGTACTTTATTTTCTCATCTTAATAAAAAACATGCTCAGACACGGTTGCGAAAAAAAACACCATCCCCAGAGTAACTACCGTGCTTGCTCTGAATAGCTGCTCTGTCATGTGATACCCACTCAAATCACAGCCATCTCAGCCTAAGTGCCCTGTTGGAAAGATCCAAATCAAGAATTCCCAACCCTCCAAAACAAAAACAACATGCATATCTCCCCAGCTAAGCCTCAGTTTAAAATGGTTCTTCTTGCATAATAATTCATTTAAATTCCTGCTCTTTCGCATTCTCCAAAAGATATTTGGTGTTCATTATTGCTGTTAAATTTCTCTTTCATATTTGAGTTTATCAACTAGATGACTTGAAAACATGAGAGGTTAAACTTTGTTCAAATTTGTTCTCATATTTTTAGTTTGTTAAAACTGAAAAGTATGTCATGTGATGACGAGTTCAATCTCACATAGAGGAATAGGCTTGCAGATCTGCTAGGAAGGGTAATGTCGTTTAAGGAACATATGAAAACTCATGTCACTACTTGATTTACAATCTCATGTTGTATGATTGCAAGATACAAAGCCACTGGAAGTTGCCATTCATTTAGTAGTCGTGCAGAAAGAGACGCAAATAAAACTGGGTATCTGACTGATACTTCATCGTTTCCTTCTCTTGCAGCCCTGTCCACCATACAGGTAACGTGGAACTTCACTGGTGATGAAGGTGTCCTCATGGTATCTTTCAGAATGGATGATGctgtcgtcatcatcatcaccagaTAAGCTTCGTCTTCCCTTGGAGTCATAAGCATTGGCTGCCAGCAGGACCATCTTCTTGACGTCGACCTCGATCATCCATGTCGGCTCGTCAGATTTATACCGTTTATTCTTCAGGCGGAAGCAGACGGTGTCAGGATGCTCCACGTTGACAACAGGGAACTCCGGCGAGACGCGTGGGAAACGCTTCTCAGGATCGATGACGGCCCAGAGCTCCTCCTCGTGCACCGTCGCGTCTCTCCTCCATGTGCGGTCGTCTTCCCGAAACGACCAGGTGGTGATTCTGAAGGAGCTCTTCCACTTCCTCATGCACCCAAGCCCGAAGCTGCTCATCTGCTGGGTGTCGACGCTGACGAACTTGACGCCGGAGCGGGTGGCGCACACGCTGCGAGAAGCTTGGGGCGTCCTCGGTCGCCAAAGGGCTCGTCGGGGAATGTCGGCATGGAGTAGACCGGAAGCGGCACGTACCGGAGCTTGGGGGACCTCCGGGACATGTCGGCGAGAATCATGCCTCGGTAGTCGGTAGTAGTCGCCCCAGATCAGGAACCTGTTGCCGTAGGCCACCAAAAATGCATCGCCGAACGTAGGTTCTGAGAAGTTGTTATCCTCACCGTCCAGAGTGTTCTCTGGATCTGTGCCCCACTCCCCCACCCTCCGTATTCCTTCTgtattctctttttttcttcatgTATTTCACTTTCGCCCGAGGCCCGCTTCTCTCTCCTGATACCCTTTCTTTCTCGAGCACGTGAGCTCTGCTTCTCTCTCCTGCCTTCTTCCTTTGCTTGCTCCCTGTGCCGCCCGCTtcggcgagctcgccgtcgagcctCGCGGTGTCTCCCGCTCTCCACTTTTCGTTATCTGTCTTCTGCTCGTTCACTTTAGATTCCATATTTCTTTCTCATTGCGGAATCCATGGTTTGATTCCCTTTCTTTCCCGATCACATGAGATCTGCTTCTCTCTCCTGATAAGGACAATGAACATTTCCTTCAGGCATATCAGTAAGGCTGACCTCACTAGCATCCCCGCAGCCGTCGCGTTCTGGACGCTTCCGCACACGTGGCCCGGCTCCGGCCCCGCCGCGTCCGCCCGCCCACTCGCCACATCAGCCTCGCGACGCCCCATCGGTCGTCTGGTGAGGTCAGCCTAACGCAAAACTACAAAACACCAATCTAAACTAACTAAGCGATGGCGAATGCCAGCAATGTTTCGATTCAACAGTGTGTTTTCATGTAGTACGCACATAAAGGAAACACGCACAGAGGAGGGGGGCATACCAATATCTGTGACCAGATCAACTGGAATACACAGGCGGATATTAGTCTCATCAGAAGAAAGAATAACTGCTTCGGTGAAGAAGAGCACAGGGGCGCCTGCTGCAGAACCAGAGTCCTTGTCGTACGCCAAGAAATTGATGTGGTAACAGTCATTCAGCCCCTCCTTTAGCAGACTAACGCCACACACGGAATGCAGTGTCAGCTGCTCATCAGATCGTGAAATGTACTCTTGCAACGCCATGTTGACTGCATTGTTCACTTGTTTTCCTGCGTCCTTGATCTGCTTCTTCTGAGACGCTATCCGGTCAATGACTTGTGGGCTTAGCAAGAGAGGCGCCTTAGGAGGTTCATGTGGCAATGCCGCCACTAGCACACTGGAGAGGTAGTTGATGTGCCGAGTTGCGagcacatttttcatgatcaGCAACTGGACAACGTTGTGTTTCCCATTGACCGCAGGTAGCACTGATGATAGGAACTCAGTAAAGGTTGTGGGACTGGGGTggcgcgcggcgtcggcggcgacatTGAACGCGTCATGGCCCTGAGACGCGATGACACGCACCGCACTTGATTTGCTAGTCCCGTTTGCGAgcgcgatggcggcggtgaGGTCCGCGCCGGCGGAGAAGAGATTCCACAGAGCCTCACcggtggagagggaggggcACAGGTGGCGGAGGGCGGCCACTAGCCCGTTGAGAGAGCGGTGGCAGACACGGGCGATGCCGTCGGTGCTGAGAAGCGCGTGGACCTCGTCTCCGCCGTCGGTTTCATTGTTGTCGGTGCTGGCGGGCCGCCGGAGGGGCAAGGCGGCGGTGTACCAGACGGAATTGACGACGATGTTGTGgatggggtggagcgggccgaAGCAGTGGCCACCGACGAGGAGGCCGCGCGCGAGGCCGGCAGTCCTCCTGAGCTCGGCGGGGGGCAACCGCGAGATGGCGTCGAGGTAGAATCGGTGGATGATGTCCAGCAGCTGCCGTCTCATGGCCCTCATGTCCGAAGGCGTCCAAGCCTCATCGTCgttggcggcgtcggcgtcggaaGACCCACCAGAAGGGGACGGCGAGGAGGGGGGTGCCGTCTTCGTCAGCGAGTCCTCGGCAGGCTTCACCGTCGCCTGAGCGCGCCGGCCGCGGAAGCGGTTGTGACGTCGGCCGGCCATGCGAGCGGAGATGTAGAAGATGCTATTTCGATTTCGATTTCGGCTTGGATTTCGATCTGGCTTCAAATCGCGAGAAATGTGGAAGAAGCAAAAGCCTAGGGTTCGCTTCGGTTTGGGGTAAAATGTTagggtgggctgggctgggcttgtTGCGGGCACTGCAACTCGGTTTGGGGTAAAATGTTGAAaaagggagaagaaaaagaaaaaacgaaAAATAAGCTCCATATGTATGTGTGGGCTCTGGAGAAAATAGCGGCCCGATATTGTCGGTGCAACGCAGTGGTGCGAGAGGCCGTTGGGATAAAAGAGCgttctttgtttttctttctcttttctttctacTTATTCATTGTTCTTTTTATACAAGTTCTGTTCTTAAATGTAAGACATTTTACTTTGTTCTAAATTAAAGTAGTATAAATTTAACTaaatttatagagaaaaatattaacacctaacacatcaaataaataaattatgaaaatgCATTTCATAATGGGtctaattattctcatttgatattcaaaatattatcatatggttttattaaatttaaaatagtttgATTTagtctatctatactataaagatcgaaaacaattgaaaatcTTTCTCATCCAAATCGGGTCCGCCATACCCCTCACGCTGGACCCACTTGTTGGGGTCGAGGGGGGTGGGAGGTGGTGAAGACCCATAGAAAGTATATATTAAAAGATGTTTCTGTCAAAAACTAATTATTTTTTCCACCCATCGCGGTTATACCCATCTACTTAGTAATTGTTTAATATACTTTTAAAttaaaatctaattagattttttaAAATTATGTGCGTGTTGCATGTGCGTCTATACTAGtataaattaaaatattttaaatttcagaACGGACGGAGTAATAACTTTTTCTTATTGGAGACTCCGATGAAACGAGTCTAGCTCCCGGGTCCCGATTCAGATTTGGCCTGGCTTTCACGCGTCATGCCTGCTGGGTCCGGCTTAAACAAACACGGACTCAAGGTCCGTTTGCTTGCTCGGACTGACTAGTTCGTACTagatatgtgccaggatcatcTCAAAGATGATGAACGTTGGTTGGTTACCTGTGTGTTGAAACGAGATGATGTTTAATTGCAAGCACAGA from Panicum virgatum strain AP13 chromosome 9K, P.virgatum_v5, whole genome shotgun sequence encodes:
- the LOC120647136 gene encoding uncharacterized protein LOC120647136, with protein sequence MAGRRHNRFRGRRAQATVKPAEDSLTKTAPPSSPSPSGGSSDADAANDDEAWTPSDMRAMRRQLLDIIHRFYLDAISRLPPAELRRTAGLARGLLVGGHCFGPLHPIHNIVVNSVWYTAALPLRRPASTDNNETDGGDEVHALLSTDGIARVCHRSLNGLVAALRHLCPSLSTGEALWNLFSAGADLTAAIALANGTSKSSAVRVIASQGHDAFNVAADAARHPSPTTFTEFLSSVLPAVNGKHNVVQLLIMKNVLATRHINYLSSVLVAALPHEPPKAPLLLSPQVIDRIASQKKQIKDAGKQVNNAVNMALQEYISRSDEQLTLHSVCGVSLLKEGLNDCYHINFLAYDKDSGSAAGAPVLFFTEAVILSSDETNIRLCIPVDLVTDIGMPPSSVRVSFMCVLHENTLLNRNIAGIRHRLVSLDWCFVVLR